One window of the Archangium primigenium genome contains the following:
- a CDS encoding HEAT repeat domain-containing protein — MKRLLLGLVLLCAACGTASRRVPLVHPEVRPGSPTAPPASSPLYVFQGVDLFGVRTLPREELLALFSLPAPGTALDPSQPAFIEPLIASKQRLLAAHPWRLCTVSMTQLDTHEMFVTADVVEAGDAWRMPFLPAPEGDVPDPEGLLAAWKDYQTRVWALQREGALPQFGTGACRAQVCHAGFAHPDLAPREPRFVEGVPRQAEALVRVLREDRDAGKRSTALFLLPYVTSPEWLLQAVLPSVKDADSGVRNEALRILGAIQKGQSRALIPLEPVLEALWYPVTSDRNKAGWALVALVQAEGPARRELILERSGEALLQMFQMKNAVDHEPAHDVLALLAGQDLGEDVAAWRAWLSAARK; from the coding sequence ATGAAGCGTCTGCTCCTCGGTCTCGTGCTCCTGTGCGCCGCGTGTGGCACCGCGTCCCGCCGTGTCCCCCTGGTCCACCCGGAGGTGCGCCCCGGGTCCCCGACCGCGCCCCCCGCGTCCAGCCCCCTCTACGTCTTCCAGGGCGTGGACCTCTTCGGCGTGCGCACGCTGCCCCGCGAGGAGCTGCTCGCGCTGTTCTCCCTGCCCGCGCCGGGCACCGCGCTCGACCCCAGCCAGCCCGCGTTCATCGAGCCGCTCATCGCGAGCAAGCAGCGCCTGCTCGCGGCCCATCCCTGGCGGCTGTGCACGGTGTCCATGACCCAGCTGGACACGCACGAGATGTTCGTCACCGCGGACGTGGTCGAGGCGGGGGACGCCTGGCGCATGCCCTTCCTCCCCGCGCCCGAGGGCGACGTGCCGGATCCGGAGGGCCTGCTCGCGGCCTGGAAGGACTACCAGACGCGGGTCTGGGCGCTCCAGCGCGAGGGGGCGCTGCCCCAGTTCGGCACGGGCGCGTGCCGGGCCCAGGTGTGCCACGCGGGCTTCGCGCACCCGGACCTGGCCCCGCGGGAGCCGCGCTTCGTGGAGGGCGTGCCCCGTCAGGCCGAGGCCCTGGTGCGCGTGCTGCGCGAGGACCGGGACGCGGGCAAGCGCTCCACCGCCCTCTTCCTGCTGCCCTACGTCACCTCACCCGAGTGGCTCCTCCAGGCGGTGCTGCCCTCGGTGAAGGACGCGGACTCCGGGGTGCGCAACGAGGCGCTGCGCATCCTGGGCGCGATCCAGAAGGGCCAGTCGCGCGCCCTCATCCCTCTGGAGCCCGTGCTGGAGGCGCTCTGGTATCCGGTGACGAGCGACCGCAACAAGGCGGGCTGGGCGCTCGTGGCGCTCGTTCAGGCGGAGGGGCCCGCGCGGCGCGAGCTCATCCTCGAGCGCTCGGGCGAGGCGCTCTTGCAGATGTTCCAGATGAAGAACGCCGTGGACCACGAGCCCGCGCACGACGTGCTGGCCCTGCTCGCGGGCCAGGACCTGGGCGAGGACGTGGCGGCGTGGCGCGCGTGGCTCAGCGCCGCTCGGAAGTGA
- a CDS encoding ribose-phosphate diphosphokinase has protein sequence MELTILSGGANLPLGEALARALGRPLGRVHLERFPDGEQYVEIQEDVRGRNVCLVQPTVPPVGENLLELLLMADACWRAGAARLMAVVPYFGYARQDRRPHPGAALGGKLVVELLERGRFERMVAVHLHTPSLEGCFGMPLEHLDPSHLLAEAARPHAGPGAVVVSPDLGAVKLAERYARQLGLPLAIVHKSRTSGSEVSVRGLVGEVEGLRPIIVDDMISTAGTIAATAETVLKAGCAPDITVVTTHALLVGPAVERLHQVPIRRLISTDSVPLTRALPFQHQVVSLAPLLADAICRVTSERR, from the coding sequence ATGGAACTCACCATCCTCAGTGGCGGTGCCAACCTTCCCCTGGGTGAAGCCCTCGCCCGCGCGCTCGGACGGCCCCTGGGCCGGGTGCACCTGGAGCGCTTTCCCGATGGCGAGCAATACGTGGAGATCCAGGAGGACGTGCGAGGCCGCAACGTGTGCCTCGTGCAGCCCACGGTGCCGCCGGTGGGGGAGAACCTGCTGGAGCTCTTGTTGATGGCGGACGCGTGCTGGCGCGCGGGCGCGGCGCGGCTCATGGCGGTGGTGCCCTACTTCGGCTACGCGCGGCAGGACCGGCGCCCGCACCCCGGCGCGGCCCTGGGCGGCAAGCTGGTGGTGGAGCTCCTCGAGCGCGGCCGCTTCGAGCGCATGGTGGCGGTGCACCTGCACACGCCCTCCCTGGAGGGCTGCTTCGGCATGCCGCTGGAGCACCTGGACCCCTCGCACCTCCTGGCCGAGGCGGCGCGGCCCCACGCGGGCCCGGGCGCGGTGGTGGTGTCGCCGGACCTGGGCGCGGTGAAGCTCGCCGAGCGCTACGCGCGTCAGCTCGGGCTGCCGCTGGCCATCGTGCACAAGAGCCGCACCAGCGGCTCGGAGGTGAGCGTGCGGGGCCTCGTCGGCGAGGTGGAGGGCCTGCGCCCCATCATCGTGGACGACATGATCTCCACCGCGGGCACCATCGCCGCCACGGCGGAGACGGTGCTCAAGGCGGGCTGCGCCCCGGACATCACCGTGGTGACGACCCACGCGCTCCTGGTGGGCCCCGCCGTGGAGCGGCTGCACCAGGTGCCCATCCGCCGCCTCATCTCCACGGACAGCGTGCCGCTCACGCGCGCCCTGCCCTTCCAGCATCAGGTGGTGAGCCTGGCCCCCCTGCTCGCCGACGCCATCTGCCGCGTCACTTCCGAGCGGCGCTGA
- the orn gene encoding oligoribonuclease encodes MPSSSVPPCFVWLDLEMTGLDPDDCAIIEIGVIITGPDLVPKAEIERVIWQPDEALARMEPIVREMHTRNGLAKRVRESQMSLRVAEREVTALVSQYCDVGEGILCGNSIHTDRRFLVKYMPMLERYLHYRQVDVSSLKVLANAWYPDKVAQRKMASGHTALSDLRASIAELSHYRTHLFVPPPTGGA; translated from the coding sequence ATGCCTTCCTCTTCCGTTCCCCCGTGCTTCGTCTGGCTCGATCTGGAAATGACCGGACTGGACCCCGACGACTGCGCCATCATCGAGATTGGTGTCATCATCACCGGCCCGGATCTGGTGCCCAAGGCGGAGATCGAGCGCGTCATCTGGCAGCCGGACGAGGCGCTCGCGCGCATGGAGCCCATCGTGCGCGAGATGCACACGCGCAACGGCCTGGCCAAGCGCGTGCGCGAGTCCCAGATGTCCCTGAGGGTGGCCGAGCGGGAGGTCACCGCGCTCGTGTCGCAGTACTGCGACGTGGGCGAGGGCATCCTCTGCGGCAACTCCATCCACACCGACCGGCGCTTCCTGGTGAAGTACATGCCGATGCTCGAGCGCTACCTGCACTACCGGCAGGTGGACGTGTCGAGCCTCAAGGTGCTGGCCAACGCCTGGTATCCGGACAAGGTGGCGCAGCGCAAGATGGCCTCGGGCCACACGGCGCTGTCCGACCTGCGCGCGAGCATCGCCGAGCTCTCGCACTACCGCACCCATCTCTTCGTTCCCCCGCCGACCGGCGGGGCCTGA
- a CDS encoding response regulator — MSKLLIVDDEVAILEALTDILSVEGYDVTTAANGVEGLKHVAQARPDLILLDLMMPLMDGHEMLRRLKDDPSLRTIPVVVMSAGRVSKSELHGSRFLAKPFELDDLLDTVTAELGKTPA; from the coding sequence ATGAGCAAGCTGCTCATCGTGGACGACGAGGTGGCCATCCTCGAGGCCCTCACGGACATCCTCTCCGTGGAAGGCTACGACGTGACCACCGCCGCCAACGGCGTGGAGGGACTCAAGCACGTGGCCCAGGCCCGGCCGGACCTCATCCTGCTGGACCTGATGATGCCGTTGATGGACGGCCACGAGATGCTGCGCCGGCTCAAGGACGACCCGTCCCTGCGCACCATCCCCGTGGTGGTGATGAGCGCGGGACGCGTGAGCAAGTCGGAGCTGCACGGCAGCCGCTTCCTGGCCAAGCCCTTCGAGCTGGACGACCTGCTCGACACCGTGACGGCCGAGCTCGGCAAGACGCCCGCCTGA
- a CDS encoding ATPase domain-containing protein, translated as MSQIDTSEEAPRRVATGCAGLDTLLHGGWLHGGTYMVTGAPGTGKTVLGNQLCFSHVAGGGRAVFVTMLSESHGRMMSHLRGMTFFQREVIGQSLHYVSGYATLKAEGLEGLSRLLYRAVREHQASVLVVDGLLAAQEVAASVLVFREFLHALGVHNALAGCTTLVLTNRTSNAADPQFAMVDGVVVLEMHREGLQAVREVEVTKLRGDAQLTGRHGFEITPRGLVVYPRVEALYPEPPEEPEAPPARLGFGLGPLDTMLDGGLPPHSTTLLCGVPGSGKTMLGLHFLAEGVRQGEPSLYYGFMETRARLLAKARGVDLLPEPALAQGLLAVETRSSVEVLADARAHELLAIVERQRTRRLFLDGLSPILAPMPPARAFAFITALLSVLRGHGVTTILTQRTPLLFERTSPGPPEGLEALIDNLVLLRYVEQRPPVHRLLSILKMRESDYDSSQREFTISSAGIAMTRQGERP; from the coding sequence GTGAGCCAGATCGACACCAGTGAAGAGGCCCCCCGCCGGGTCGCCACGGGCTGCGCCGGGCTGGACACGCTGCTGCATGGCGGCTGGCTGCACGGCGGCACGTACATGGTGACGGGCGCGCCGGGCACGGGCAAGACGGTGCTGGGCAACCAGCTGTGCTTCTCGCACGTGGCGGGCGGTGGACGCGCCGTGTTCGTCACCATGCTGTCCGAGTCCCACGGCCGGATGATGTCGCACCTGCGCGGCATGACGTTCTTCCAGCGCGAGGTGATCGGCCAGTCGCTGCACTACGTGAGCGGCTACGCCACGCTCAAGGCCGAGGGCCTGGAGGGCCTCTCGCGCCTGCTCTACCGCGCGGTGCGCGAGCACCAGGCCTCGGTGCTGGTGGTGGACGGGCTGCTCGCCGCCCAGGAGGTGGCCGCCTCGGTGCTCGTCTTCCGCGAGTTCCTCCACGCCCTGGGGGTGCACAACGCGCTGGCCGGCTGCACCACGCTGGTACTGACCAACCGCACCTCCAACGCGGCCGATCCCCAGTTCGCCATGGTGGATGGCGTGGTGGTGCTGGAGATGCACCGCGAGGGCCTCCAGGCGGTGCGCGAGGTGGAGGTCACCAAGCTCCGGGGCGACGCCCAGCTCACCGGCCGCCACGGCTTCGAGATCACCCCGCGGGGGCTCGTGGTGTATCCGCGCGTGGAGGCGCTCTACCCCGAGCCGCCCGAGGAGCCCGAGGCGCCGCCCGCGCGGTTGGGCTTCGGGCTGGGTCCGCTGGACACCATGCTCGATGGCGGGCTGCCCCCGCACTCCACCACCCTGCTGTGCGGCGTGCCCGGCTCGGGCAAGACGATGCTCGGGCTGCACTTCCTCGCCGAGGGCGTGCGCCAGGGCGAGCCCAGCCTCTACTACGGCTTCATGGAGACGCGCGCGCGGCTGCTCGCCAAGGCGCGCGGCGTGGACCTGCTGCCCGAGCCCGCGCTCGCGCAGGGGCTGCTCGCCGTGGAGACGCGCTCGTCGGTGGAGGTGCTCGCCGATGCCCGCGCCCACGAACTGCTCGCGATCGTGGAGCGCCAGCGCACCCGCCGCCTCTTCCTGGATGGGCTCAGCCCCATCCTGGCGCCGATGCCGCCCGCGCGCGCCTTCGCCTTCATCACGGCGCTGCTCTCGGTGTTGCGCGGGCACGGCGTCACCACGATCCTCACCCAACGCACGCCCCTGCTCTTCGAGCGGACCTCCCCGGGGCCTCCCGAGGGGCTGGAAGCACTCATCGACAACCTCGTGCTGCTCCGCTATGTGGAACAGCGCCCTCCGGTGCACCGCTTGCTGTCCATCCTCAAGATGCGTGAGAGCGACTACGACTCCTCCCAGCGAGAATTCACCATCTCCTCGGCGGGCATCGCCATGACCCGGCAAGGAGAGCGCCCATGA
- a CDS encoding DUF3185 family protein, with amino-acid sequence MGIVRILGFMLVVASTVFLVSAWRATDSFLEQATQKVTGRYSDRTQRDLAIGGAGVVGGVLLIAVGGGRRRR; translated from the coding sequence GTGGGGATCGTGCGCATCCTGGGCTTCATGCTCGTCGTCGCCAGCACCGTGTTCCTGGTGAGCGCCTGGCGCGCCACCGACTCGTTCCTGGAGCAGGCCACGCAGAAGGTGACCGGGCGCTACTCGGACCGGACCCAGCGCGACCTGGCCATCGGAGGCGCTGGGGTGGTGGGCGGCGTGCTGCTCATCGCCGTGGGCGGCGGGCGGCGGCGCCGCTAA
- a CDS encoding S8 family peptidase, producing the protein MARAMVLGACLLAAPALGASGVKVLEPRLSTVKPTSPELDAETPVERVVVKFQEGTRVRLRQGLIRAMSGERSQDERGRMARHGLNDQRLDRDLGDAQREMKRSRRWGTPGRLFRQEETDLAQRKQQAEERSGKEMADLDLYYEVPVEPGMTAAEVQELVDRLNAMDSVEIAYAEPVMWAASVAGEDSRVPASARHDTRQGYLDGAPAGIDARYAWTVPGGRGAGVKLVDVEGAWNTRHEDLPTFFHQGGTTFADTEWRDHGTAVLGVVASQANGYGVTGIAHEAWVGSQGIATQSMASAIHQAARAVGRGGVVLVELQAPGPRAVKTCACNQSQCNSVPLEYWRANFDAIAQATAHGVHVVEAAGNGGVDLDDPVYRGAFDRSQRDSGAILVGASASTNHAPTCWTNHGSRVDVHSWGEKVVTLGYGDLAGANENRAYTATFSGTSSAAPIVAGAVASLQGAALASGQGPVRPRVMRELLRATGTPQTGTRHIGPQPDLRRALPRLLAR; encoded by the coding sequence ATGGCGCGCGCGATGGTGTTGGGCGCGTGTCTGCTCGCGGCGCCCGCCCTGGGGGCCAGTGGCGTCAAGGTCCTGGAACCCCGGCTGTCCACGGTGAAGCCCACGAGCCCCGAGCTCGACGCGGAGACGCCCGTGGAGCGCGTGGTGGTGAAGTTCCAGGAGGGCACGCGCGTGCGGCTGCGCCAGGGCCTCATCCGCGCCATGAGCGGCGAGCGCAGCCAGGACGAGCGCGGCCGCATGGCGCGCCACGGGCTGAACGATCAGCGGCTGGACCGCGACCTGGGCGACGCCCAGCGGGAGATGAAGCGCTCGCGGCGCTGGGGCACTCCGGGGCGGCTCTTCCGTCAGGAAGAGACGGACCTGGCCCAGCGCAAGCAGCAGGCCGAGGAGCGCAGCGGCAAGGAGATGGCGGACCTGGACCTCTACTACGAGGTGCCGGTGGAGCCGGGCATGACGGCCGCCGAGGTGCAGGAGCTGGTGGACCGGCTCAACGCCATGGACAGCGTGGAGATCGCCTACGCCGAGCCCGTCATGTGGGCGGCGAGCGTGGCGGGCGAGGACAGCCGCGTGCCCGCCAGCGCGCGCCATGACACGCGCCAGGGCTACCTGGACGGGGCGCCCGCGGGCATCGACGCGCGCTACGCCTGGACGGTGCCCGGCGGCCGGGGCGCGGGCGTGAAGCTCGTGGACGTGGAGGGCGCGTGGAACACCCGCCACGAGGACCTGCCCACCTTCTTCCACCAGGGGGGCACGACCTTCGCGGACACCGAGTGGCGTGACCACGGCACGGCGGTGCTCGGCGTGGTGGCCAGCCAGGCCAACGGCTACGGCGTCACCGGCATCGCCCACGAGGCGTGGGTGGGCAGCCAGGGCATCGCCACCCAGAGCATGGCGAGCGCCATCCACCAGGCGGCGCGCGCGGTGGGCCGCGGCGGCGTGGTGCTCGTGGAGTTGCAGGCCCCCGGCCCGCGCGCGGTGAAGACGTGCGCGTGCAACCAGAGCCAGTGCAACTCCGTGCCCCTGGAGTACTGGCGCGCCAACTTCGACGCCATCGCCCAGGCCACCGCGCACGGGGTGCACGTGGTGGAGGCGGCCGGCAACGGCGGGGTGGATCTGGATGACCCCGTCTACCGCGGCGCCTTCGACCGCTCACAGCGCGACTCGGGCGCCATCCTGGTGGGCGCGAGCGCCTCCACCAACCACGCCCCCACCTGCTGGACCAACCACGGCAGCCGCGTGGACGTGCACAGCTGGGGCGAGAAGGTGGTGACGCTCGGCTATGGCGACCTGGCCGGCGCGAACGAGAACCGCGCCTACACCGCCACGTTCAGCGGCACCTCCAGCGCCGCCCCCATCGTGGCCGGCGCGGTGGCCTCGCTGCAGGGCGCCGCCCTGGCCTCGGGCCAGGGTCCCGTGCGCCCGCGCGTGATGCGCGAGCTCTTGCGCGCCACGGGCACGCCCCAGACGGGCACCCGGCACATCGGGCCCCAGCCGGACCTGCGCCGGGCCCTGCCCCGCCTGCTCGCGCGTTAG
- a CDS encoding CRTAC1 family protein has product MNAEQPTARPVRPQALRWGWVFPRWNDPRIPFAAILTLYGVLGFSFFGFNRSPWQMAAIVVSGGVLDAGLTWLLRREKVFPLSGYISCCSLALLLNYSHSSWLLLLPVWLTIGSKYVLTFEGRHVFNPSMFGVATSLLFTRELITAAPAYQWANGEVALSAFIVMAALVLFFFRVGRGWLVVSFLTFYALQTALRAYIMRHHLPPEVLFLGTLGSPPFFIFTFYMITDPGTSPARPRDQVLLAFALTLVDLVLHLKESVFTFFYAALTCATARFLFLHGRSLWRKGGRAYLAGLLSPGPLQRLGAVGGLGAALVAGYVFVVAPAEQARPLPFHMERLEAAHTGLGSTMGDVLTRVDPRVLHVSKWVLSVGDAVAAGDYDGDGKLDLFLANPLKADGDRAALYRNLGDLRFERVRLPVLDAIAANFTREGSASGGTFVDYDGDGDQDLLVAVAFGPSRLLRNLLRETGQATFEDVTQKAGVGDHSVSIAATMLDFDRDGHLDLFVANALTTHLPGYATPTPFNLFQLPAPEYPGDRRMLRFMHNGWHDANNGGLNALYRNRGDGTFERMDPTTLGLTETRWSLAVSTVDLNQDGWTDLYIANDFGPDEVYLNEQGRHFRRVRGSLFGEVGKDTYKGMNASVADFDRNGWLDVYVSNVHHALQAEGSLLWMLSRGEDAFVPSFKDEATFRGALNEKRFGWGAAAGDLDNDGWPDLVQANGHVDDRLDHLIDTGNKDYWYVNHKLMQSGPEMHTYADKWGDIRGRTVYPNEARRAYLNLGDAKPGHFVDVARELGLDDPDNSRGVLLADLDDDGDLDAVITNQHGPVSVYRNTLMQGAGRDTAHFVGLSLEGNGTSTSRPAVGTRVVVSYEDAGQRVEQVQEVGLLGGLGASADPRLHFGLGRHTGPVTASIHWYGGEVQRVQLEADRYHVVRQASATANLLDAP; this is encoded by the coding sequence ATGAACGCAGAACAGCCGACAGCACGCCCGGTGCGGCCCCAGGCCCTCCGCTGGGGATGGGTCTTTCCGAGATGGAACGATCCCCGCATCCCCTTCGCCGCCATCCTCACCCTGTATGGCGTGCTGGGCTTTTCCTTCTTCGGCTTCAACCGCAGCCCCTGGCAGATGGCCGCCATCGTGGTGAGCGGCGGGGTGCTGGACGCGGGGCTCACGTGGCTCTTGCGCCGGGAGAAGGTGTTCCCGCTGAGCGGCTACATCTCGTGCTGCTCGCTGGCGCTCCTGCTCAACTACTCGCACTCGAGCTGGCTCTTGCTCTTGCCGGTGTGGCTCACCATCGGCTCCAAGTACGTGCTCACGTTCGAGGGCCGCCACGTCTTCAACCCCTCCATGTTCGGGGTGGCCACGTCGCTCTTGTTCACGCGCGAGCTCATCACCGCGGCGCCCGCCTACCAGTGGGCCAATGGCGAGGTGGCGCTCAGCGCCTTCATCGTCATGGCGGCGCTGGTGCTCTTCTTCTTCCGCGTGGGCCGGGGCTGGCTCGTGGTGAGCTTCCTCACGTTCTACGCGCTGCAGACGGCCCTGCGCGCCTACATCATGCGGCACCACCTGCCCCCGGAAGTGCTCTTCCTCGGCACGCTCGGCTCGCCGCCCTTCTTCATCTTCACCTTCTACATGATCACGGATCCCGGCACGTCGCCCGCGCGGCCCCGGGATCAGGTCCTCCTCGCCTTCGCGCTCACGCTGGTGGACCTGGTGCTCCACCTCAAGGAGAGCGTCTTCACGTTCTTCTACGCGGCGCTCACCTGCGCCACGGCGCGCTTCCTCTTCCTGCATGGCCGCTCCCTGTGGCGCAAGGGCGGCCGGGCGTACCTGGCGGGCCTCTTGTCCCCGGGGCCGCTCCAGCGCCTGGGCGCGGTGGGGGGCCTGGGCGCGGCGCTCGTGGCGGGCTACGTGTTCGTGGTGGCCCCCGCCGAGCAGGCCCGGCCCTTGCCCTTCCACATGGAGCGCCTGGAGGCCGCGCACACGGGGCTCGGCTCCACCATGGGGGACGTGCTCACGCGGGTGGACCCCCGGGTGCTGCACGTGTCCAAGTGGGTGCTGAGCGTGGGGGACGCCGTGGCCGCCGGGGACTATGACGGCGATGGCAAGCTGGACCTGTTCCTGGCCAACCCGCTCAAGGCCGACGGGGATCGCGCGGCGCTCTACCGCAACCTGGGGGACCTGCGCTTCGAGCGCGTGCGGCTGCCCGTGCTCGACGCCATCGCCGCGAACTTCACCCGCGAGGGCTCCGCCTCCGGTGGCACCTTCGTGGACTACGACGGGGATGGGGATCAGGACCTCCTCGTCGCGGTGGCCTTCGGGCCCTCGCGGCTCTTGCGCAACCTCCTGCGCGAGACGGGTCAGGCCACCTTCGAGGACGTGACCCAGAAGGCCGGCGTCGGGGACCACTCGGTGAGCATCGCCGCGACGATGCTCGACTTCGACCGGGACGGGCACCTGGACCTCTTCGTGGCCAATGCCCTCACCACGCACCTGCCGGGCTATGCCACGCCCACGCCCTTCAACCTCTTCCAATTGCCCGCGCCCGAGTACCCCGGTGACCGCCGCATGCTGCGCTTCATGCACAACGGCTGGCACGACGCCAACAACGGCGGGCTCAACGCGCTCTACCGCAACCGGGGCGATGGCACCTTCGAGCGCATGGACCCCACGACCCTGGGCCTCACCGAGACGCGCTGGTCGCTCGCCGTGAGCACGGTGGACCTGAACCAGGACGGGTGGACGGACCTGTACATCGCCAACGACTTCGGGCCGGACGAGGTGTACCTCAACGAGCAGGGCCGCCACTTCCGCCGCGTCCGGGGCTCGCTGTTCGGCGAGGTGGGCAAGGACACCTACAAGGGCATGAACGCGTCCGTGGCGGACTTCGACCGCAATGGCTGGCTGGACGTCTACGTGTCCAACGTGCACCACGCGCTGCAGGCCGAGGGCAGCCTCCTGTGGATGCTGTCGCGCGGGGAGGACGCCTTCGTGCCCTCGTTCAAGGACGAGGCCACGTTCCGGGGCGCGCTCAACGAGAAGCGCTTCGGCTGGGGCGCGGCGGCCGGGGACCTGGACAACGACGGGTGGCCGGACCTGGTGCAGGCCAATGGCCATGTGGACGATCGGTTGGATCACCTCATCGACACGGGCAACAAGGACTACTGGTACGTCAACCACAAGCTGATGCAGTCCGGCCCCGAGATGCACACGTACGCGGACAAGTGGGGCGACATCCGCGGGCGCACCGTCTACCCGAACGAGGCGCGGCGCGCGTACCTGAACCTGGGCGACGCCAAGCCCGGCCACTTCGTGGACGTGGCGCGCGAGCTGGGCCTCGATGATCCGGACAACTCGCGCGGCGTGCTGCTCGCGGACCTGGACGACGATGGGGACCTGGATGCCGTCATCACCAACCAGCACGGGCCGGTGTCTGTTTACCGCAACACGCTGATGCAGGGCGCGGGTCGGGACACGGCGCACTTCGTGGGCCTGTCCCTCGAGGGCAATGGCACGAGCACGAGCCGCCCCGCCGTGGGCACGCGCGTCGTCGTGTCCTACGAGGACGCGGGCCAGCGCGTGGAACAGGTCCAGGAGGTGGGGCTGCTCGGGGGCCTGGGCGCGTCGGCGGATCCCCGTCTGCACTTCGGCCTGGGGCGCCACACCGGGCCGGTGACGGCCTCCATCCACTGGTACGGCGGCGAGGTGCAGCGGGTGCAACTCGAGGCCGATCGCTACCATGTCGTCCGCCAGGCCTCGGCCACGGCGAACCTGCTCGACGCCCCCTAG